The Desulfonatronospira thiodismutans ASO3-1 region ACAGTATCCATGCCTCAAAACATTGTTTCTAAGTTCACCAGGGAATGGGAATCAAAGCCCGGCTTTAGAATCCTCAATGACATTTCCCTGGAAGAGCCGGCGGTGCAGGAACTTATCCGGGCCTTCTGGCCCGAGGATGTTTCCCTGCTGCGCACTGACCTGGCCCTGGAATCCAGGCGCATGGGCCTCCTTCTCCTGGTGGCTGAAGGCAAAAACAGATATACCAAAGAACATGCCCGCATCATGAGCAGCCTGAACAAGCCTTTTTCCGTGGCCCTGGCCAATGCCCTGCAATACGAAGAGGCTATCCAGCTTAAAAACATGCTTGAGGACTACAACCGGGACCTGCGAAGTGAGCTGAGCGGCCTGAGCGCAGACAACAGGATCGTGGGTGCAGAATTCGGCCTGAGGCAAGTCATGCGCATGGTACGCCAGGTTGCCCCCCTGGAAAGCCCTGTGCTGCTGCAGGGCGAGACCGGGACAGGCAAGGAGATTTTTGCCAATGCCCTGCACGCGGCATCTCTCAGGTCGGACGGGCCATTTATAAAGGTAAACTGCGGCGGACTGCCGGAGTCCCTTGTAGACAGCGAGCTTTTCGGACATGAAAAAGGGGCGTTTACCGGTGCTATATCCAGAAACAGGGGCAGATTTGAGCGGGCGGACAAGGGGACCATTTTCCTGGATGAGATAGGTGAACTTCCCTTAAACATCCAGGCCAAGCTATTAAGAGTCCTGCAGCAAAACGAAATAGAACGTGTTGGAGGATCACGGACCATCCCGGTGGATGTCCGGATAATCAGCGCCACTCATCGCAACCTGGAACAGATGGTGCAACGGGGTGAGTTCAGGGAAGATCTCTGGTTCAGGCTGAATGTATTTCCCATAATGATTCCGCCCCTGCGGCAGCGTCCCCAGGACCTGCCCGCCCTTCTGGATCATCTTGTATCCAGAAAATGCAGGGAGATGAAAATCACCAGGGAAATCCGCATACCTTCCGGGACAATGGACAGGCTGAAAAAGCGGGCCTGGCCGGGCAATGTCCGTGAACTGCAGAACCTGGTGGAACGCACACTGATTCAGGCCCATGCAGACAACCCGGACTCCGCAGTCCTGAACCTGGACCTTGCCGTCAGCGGGCAAAAAAGCATCGAGACAAACTTAGAAACCAGCGGCAACACACAGGTACTCACCTTTGAAGAGGCGGCTGCCCGCCATATAAAAAAGGCCCTGGAAGTTGCCCGGGGCAAGATTACCGGCCCGGGCGGAGCAGCGGAAATTCTGGGCCTCAATCCCAGTACGTTGAGGGGCAAAATGCGCAAACTGAATATCAGTCCATGATCCCGGCACCTGCTCCAGGGCTCCGGGGACCAGCCCGGCAGGCCACCTGCCCCGGGTCGATACATCTGCAGCCTTGTCATGGAAAACAAAATGAACCACAGAAAAAGCTTGCGTATTCACGGCCAAACATGCCTATACCAAAAACAGGCCTGACCGGCTCTTCTTCAAAGGGTCAGTGCCCTGACATGGCCAATAAAATAATACAGAAAGGAAAACGGTCCAAACCCTTATCCTGCCGGGACCAGGTGACTAATGGGACTTAAGAATTCATTGCAGCGGGTTTATATCTGCAGCGCAGCCTATGATGACCGCCTGGATGAAGTGGTGGAAAAAATCCTGGAGGTCTTTCCCCGGGAAAGAAAAGACAGGCTTATACTGGTCAAACCCAATATCCTGGGGCCCCACGCACCGGAAAAAGCTGTCACCACCCATCCCATGCTGGTAAAAAGCGTGGTCCGGGTCCTTGAGAAAAAAGGAGCCCGGGTTATTGTCGGCGACAATCCCGGCATGGGGGGATACGGCAAGGCTTTGCACTCGGCCCGCAAATGCGGCGTGCTTGAATGCGCCGGCCAATGTTTTGTCAACCTGGGACACAATCCGGTTCGAAAAGATATCCATTCAAAATATTTCAGTCAGGCCACCATATCCAGGGAAGTCCTGGAAGCAGACGAGGTCATTAACCTGCCCAAACTCAAGACCCATTCTTTGACAGTACTCACCGGGGCGGTAAAAAACACATTCGGCTACGTTGTGGGGGCAGACAAAATGTACCTGCATGCAAGCTGTCCTTCAGCAGCAGATTTTGCCCGGGGCCTTCTGGACATTTACCAGGTACGCCCACCGGAACTGAACATCATGGATGCAGTGCTGGCCATGCAGGGCAACGGGCCTTCCAACGGCACCCCGGTTTATCTGAACCGGATTCTGGCCTCGGACAATGCTGTCAGCCTGGATGCAGCTGCGACTCACATGCTGGGCATCAGACCTTCCCAGGTGCCGCACCTGGATTTTGCAGGCAAAATGGGACTTGGAGAAACAGACCCGGAAAAAATGAATATAAAAGGGTCCCTGGAAAAAATCCCTGGCTTTAAGTTTCCCGGGACGTTTATCCCCGGAATAACAGGGCTCGTGTTGAATCGCTACCTTTCCAGGTGGGCCAACTGCCTGCCTGAAGTAGTCAGCTCCAGGTGCATCTCCTGCGGGATCTGTGCCGGGCACTGTCCAGTGGGCGCAATGAGCATGTCTTCCAGCGGACCGGTGCTGGACAGGGACAAATGCATCAACTGCTACTGCTGTCAGGAAATGTGCCCTGAAGACGCCATCAGGCTTTCAGGCAGGTTTTTGCGTTTGCTTGGAAGAGGCTCTCGCCGGGAGTGAAACGCAATTAGAACGAATCACCCCCGGCCTTAAGAAGTATGGGAGTATGGGCGTATGGGAGTATGGAAGTATGGGAGTAAAGGAGTCAAAATATCCTTACGCCCATACTCCCATACACCCATACTTTCTTCCTAAGGCGGGCCATGCCCGCAACCCAATAAATAAAAGAGTTTTTTGACAGGATTAACAGGATTAAGAGATTGATTAAGAGAAAAACATTTTTGTCCTGGCCGGAAGCCAGGCCAAAAGGTAATCACTCCAGCACTCACTTTTTTCCGGCACTCATGAAGAAGAAAGTGAGTGCTGGATGGTAAATTCAGTCAGCGGCATCAGGCCGGTGGCTGATTATCCTATCCATCCTGTTAATCCTGTCTAAGTTTCTTGTTTTTTATGACCCCGGTGAAATGAAGGAAATTTCACGGGGCAGGCAAGGTTTCAGGAGTAAGTCACTAAAAGGACACAAGCTCGGAAGCTGCTAACCTTTGTAACTGTTCACCATGATAATTGGTTTTATCGGGGTCGGGGTCGGTATCGGGGTCGGTATCGAAGCTGTTGGAGAACGCCCCACGCAACTTTGTTTTTCGGTTTTCTATCGAACCTCTCCGAGCTGTAGGCTCTCCGAGCCGGAAAGCCGATACCGATACCGACCCCGACACCGATGGCCAGAACAAGAGTACACACAAAATGTGCTGAACAGCTACTAACCTTTTTTCTTTTCCATGGCCTTTTTCAGTTCCAGTCCCAGGGAGCCAAGACCGTTATCCCGGGCAGGGGCATAGGACTGCCATTCTTCGGACTGCACTGAATCAGCCGGCTGCAGGGATATGCGCCGGTTTGCCTCGTCCACTGATTCTACAGCCACATTCACCCTGTCTCCCGGTTTTTTATTTGTCAGGGACGAATCCTGGTTCTGATGAAGGATGGAGCGGGGTACAAGACCCACTACCCCTGGTTCCAGGGCCACCAGCATGCCGAAATCCTCCTGCTTTTCCATCTTTCCTTCAACCAGGGTGCCTTTTTCGTAGCGGGTGGAGACTCCTTCCCATGGATCTCCCTGAGCGTCGCGCATACTCAAGGATATCCGTCTTTCAAGGGAGTCTATCCCTTTGACCTTTACCCGGACTTTCTGTCCGGGCTGCACCTCTTCCTCTGGCTTGCTGACTCTTTTCAGGTAGCTCATTTCGCTCACATGAACCAGGCCTTCAAGACCTGGAGAGATTTCAACAAAAGCCCCAAAGGGTGCGACTCTGGTCACCACACCCTCGACCACGCTTCCGGGCTCAAAATTTTCAGTGATGCTCTCCCATGGATCTGCCTGAGCCTGCTTCATGGACAGGCCGATTCGAACCTGGCCCTTGTCCTTTTCTTCTATACCCAAAAGATGCACTGATACTGTATCACCCACTGAAACAATCTCCTCTGGAGCAAGACTTCTGGACCAGCTCATCTCGCTTATATGCACCAGGCCCTCAAGACCCGGGGCAACCTCTACAAATACTCCGTAAGGTTCAACCCTGGTCACTGTGCCCTGGAGAACATCCCCGGGCTTATAGTTCCTGGAAAATTCGTGCAGGGACTCAGCCTGTTCTTTGTCCTTTAATGCCCTTCTGGACACGACAATATTCCGGCCATTGGCCTCCACCCTGCTCACGAGAAAGGTCATGCTCTCCCCCACCAGGCTCTGGGAGTCCTCAACCATGCGATTGTCCATCTGGCTCATGGGACAGAAGGCGAGGTGATTGCCCATGACCTGAACCCTGAAACCGCCTTTGCAGGTCTCCTTGACTTTGCCCTGTACCGGTATCTCCTGCTCCATGGCCTGCATAAGCTGCTGCACGCCACCATGAGCGCCGAAAGAAGAGGCCAGCCTGATTTCGCCCTGATGCCTGGAAACCACGAACAGCTCTACTGAATCCCCTTCTTCAAGGGCAAGGTTGCCCTCACTGTCCAGAAGATCCTCCCTGTCTGCAACACCGTCGGTCTTGGTGCCGGTATCAACATATACATGATCCTTGCCGATGCTGATTATCTTTCCCCTGACCCTGTCTCCAGGCTCAAGCTCCGGGCCGGACTCCATTTCCGACTCAGCCAGCATGCGGGCAAAACTCTGTTCCTCGTCTCTTTCTTCCATGACAGTCATTCTCCTGATGGGTATAGTTTAAATTCATAAACGGATGTAACTGTTAACCATCTGATACAATTGGTCAATCCAAGCGAACCGCTGATATACAGGGTCCGGGGGCTTTGCAAACTGGGTCCCGCACTTACTTTTTCTACGTCTGCCCAGTTTTCAAATCAATATTTGCCAAAAAGTAAGTGCGGGATCTGAACGACGTAGGAAGCGTTGATCAAAACCGTAAAACACCGAACTTGATTCAAAGCAGGCTAAAGGAAATATCCTGGTTATTATATCCGTGTATAGGTTTTGATTTACGCTTCCTTGGTGCTCGCCCTGTTAAACACCGCATAGCGGTCCTGCTTCGCAGGGTTTAACAGGGTGAAGTTTTTACGTCCTGTTTGCAAAGTCCCCGGACCCTGGTGCATAGTTACAAACGGATGAACAAGCAACCGCGTTGCTAAAATAATCCCTGCACAAAATCAACAGGCAGTTTGCCTGACAACCACTTCAGCAGCCGCGTCCATAAAAACAATCCGTGGCATCCCCGGCTTATCTGCGACGGAAAATGCCCCCTTTCGACTTAAAGACCGTAACAGCCGTCAAAAGCACCAGAACCACCAGGCCGGTCCATTCCAGCCAGACTGGAAGAAGATCCCTGGCTGCCCCTTTCTGGACTGCCATATCTATCCCGGCCAGAACGACAAGATGGTCCATGCCCAGGCCAAGCAAGACAGTGGTCAGCACAATTCCGGCAACATAACAGGCCAGAACCCGGCTGCCCATCTCCCGGCGGAGCACCCCCAGGGTGGACAGACTGGTGATGGGTACGGCCAGCAAAAAGACCAGTACCGTCCCAGGGGAGACTCCGGCCATGAGCATGCCGGCGCTGATGGGAGTCGCCGCCGCCGCGCAGATATACATGGGCATCCCGGCCACGGCCATGACAAGCATGGCCCACACACCACTGCCGTAATCAGCCAGAGCCTGAGGAGGAACAAAGGTAATGAGCATACCGGCAATGACCAGGCCAAGGAGAATCCAGGCGATTATATCCCGGAACAGATCATAAAAGACATAGCGCATCCCGGCTTTTATGCCCACGGCCAGAGGCTCACTGGGGATTATGGTAGAACCTCCGGCACACCCGGTCCCGGTTGAACTGCAGGAGCAACCGTCCTCCCCTGCCTCCGCCGGAGCAGACTCAATAGAACATGGGGGCCTGACAAGTGATACCAGCAACCCGGTGACAACGCCTGTAACAACCGCCCCCAGAGCCCTGGCCAGGGTCATTACAGGACCCAGCAGGGCATAGGTAATGGCCAGGGAATCAGCCCCGACACCCGGGGTGCTGATCAAAAAGGCAGTGGTGGGGCCGCGCCCCGCCCCGCCGCGGTACATGGCAAGGGCCGTGGGGATAGCTCCGCAGGAACAAAGAGGCAATGGTGCTCCCATCAACGCCGCCCTGGCAACAGCACCTGGACCGCTTCCCCCCACCCAGCGCTGCAGGGTGCTCTCCGGAATCAGGGCCTTGATCAGGCCGGCGGTAAAAAGGCCCAGCAGAAGCCATGGAGCAGCAGCAAGTGAGATGGAGAGAATGTTTTGAAGAATCATTAAGAAGAAAATGAGGTCAGGGTACCCCGCCTTAGATATTCTGCCTGAAGCGCATGGACTGCTTCAGGGTCTCCTTGTCCATGAACTTTAGATCCGACCCCAGGGGTATCCCCTGGGCCAGACGGGTGACCCGTACATGTGGATATTCCTTTTCCACCATGTTTTTGATATAAGATCCGGTGGTTTCAGCTTCAAGAGTGGTACCCAGGGCCAGGATAATTTCACTGGTCTGTCCACTTTGCAGATTCTCACGCAGCTTGTCCAGCTCTAAGGAATCGGGACGCACCCCGTCCAGGGGAGACAAAAGCCCCCCCAGCACCAGGTAGCGCCCCTTGAAAAACCCCGATTCTTCCATGACCAGCAGGCTGTCCCATTCGGATACCAGGCAGAGCTTGTCCTGCTCCCGCATGGCATCGGAGCATATGGAGCACGGATCTGTATCCGCCAGGGCCGCACACTGGGAACAGATACATAATTGATCCCGGAGATCAGTTATGCTCTGCCCCAGCCCCCTGGTCTTGTCTTCCGGCCATTTAAGAAGGGTCATGGCCATGCGCAGCGCACTCTTGGGACCTATTCCCGGCAGGTCTGAAAGACGGTCCACAAGAAGCTGCATTGATCTGGGCAACTTTTGCACAGTGTTTTCCTTGTCGGCTTGATGAGTGGACTTAGAACAGTCCCGGAATCTTCATGCCCCCGGTAAGCTGGGACATTTCACCCTGGACCATCTCCCGGGCTCTTTTCAGGGCGTCGTTGGTTGCGGCCAGGATAAGATCCTGCAGCATTTCCACGTCCTCGGGATCCACCACGTCTTTTTCAATCCGTACTTCCAGGACTTCCTGTCCCCCATTCACCTTTACCGTGACCATGCCTCCGCCGGCGGATGCCTCCACCTCCCGGGCATTCAGCTCTTCCTGCATCTTGGCCATTTTCTTCTGCATCATCTGGGCCTGTTTTACCAAATCCTGCATGTTTTGTTTTCTCCTTATGAGTTGGGTTTGTCGTTGTTTCTGCTTATATCCATTATCCGGGCATCAAATGCATCCATTAATCTTTGCACCCCCGGATGATTGCGCGCCTTTTCCTCTGGTGAAGCATCAAAAATCTCTGGGGCTGCTCCAGCTTGAAAAACCACCTGCATTTCTCTGCCGAAAAAACTGCCAGTCAGGGTGGACAGTTTTTTTTCGCGGCCGTTTCTTAGCAGAGCGGACCGAACATACTCTTCTTCCGGTTTAAGAGTCAGCTGATCTTTGTCAATACTGGCGCTGCATTGCTTGAGCATCCTGGCCAGAGTCATATCATCGCGGCAATGCTCCCGGCAGTAATCCAGAAAACCGTCCCAGTCTTTTTCTGTCCCGGGCGGCTTTTCTTCTTGAACCTCAGCTTTATCCTCCCCCCTGTCCTGGAATTCCTGGAAATTTTCAGTTACTACCTCAGGTTCCCCGGGAGAGCTGGATGTTTTATATTCATTATTGAGGCTTTTTTTTTCCCCGCCTGCAGGATATTTTTTTTCTGCCGTGTTCTGCCTGGTCTCTCCCCGGGGCTGCGGCTCCGGGGCATACCCGGAAACAGGAATAAGCTCTGGCAGATAAGCCAGATTGTAAAGCATGAGTTCCAGGCTGATTCCCGGTTCGTAACTGCCCAGTATGCTTTTGCGGCTTTCCAGGACCATCTGCCACCCGGCATGAATGGTTGAGGCCGCAAACATGCCGGCCATTTCCCGCCACTTTTCAACCTCTTCCGCCGGCAGGTCCAGGACTTTTCCAGCCTCCTGACCACCCTGGGAAAGAAGAAACATATTACGCCAGCACTGGGCCATTTCCTGCAGGAAAAAACCAAGATCCAGACCCTGTTCCAGGAGATAATTGACCATCTCGTGCAGCCGGACCAGGTCCTGATCCAGGATATGCTGCATCAGGCGCAGAAAAAGCTCCTGATCCGCAAGTCCCAGGACCCGGCGGACATCCGCGGTCTTCAGCCCCTCGTCTCCCAGGGCCAGCACCTGGCCCAGCATGGACATGCTGTCCCGGACACTGCCGGATCCGCGGCGCGTCAAAAGATGCACTGCTTCCTTTTCGTAGGATACCCCTTCGGTGTCCAGGACAAAGCAAAGATGCGCAAAAAGCTCGCCGTGGGTCAGGCGTTTGAAAACATAATGCTGGCACCTGCTGATCACTGTGGCCGGAAACTTTTCCGGAGCAGTAGTGGCCATGATGAATACACAGTGGGCTGGGGGTTCTTCCAGGGTCTTGAGCAGGGCGTTGAACGCCGATGTGGACAGCATATGGGCCTCGTCAATAATGACCACCTTGTACCTGCCGCTCATGGGAGAATAGGCCACATCCTCGCGCAGCTTGCGTACGTTGTCCACGCCGGTATGCGAAGCAGCATCTATTTCCCATACATCCGGTGAAGCACCCCTGGTTATCTGCTCGCAGCTTGAACACTGGTTGCAGGGCTCAGGGGCAGGCCCATTGTAGCAGTTTATGGCTTTGGACAAAATCCGGGCCAGGGTGGTCTTGCCCACCCCCCTGGTGCCGCTGAACAGATAGGCGTGGGAAGGCCTGTCCTGCCCCGCCGCCCGGGACAGAATGCTCTTGATGAAATCCTGTCCCGCCACCTGGGCGAAATTCTGCGGTCTATATCTGGCTGTAAGTCCTGCCTTGGCCATATCAATCTTCCCGGTTTAAAGCCTGCCTGTCAGGCCTGAATCAAATCCCTGCCCTGCCTTCCGGCACTTTCTCCCCATCTTCCCCTCTTCCTTATTCCTCATTCCGCATTCCGCATTCATCATTTCTTCTTTCCATACCTATATCTCATAGTCATACAGCCATTCAGCGTACTTCATGTTTTCCCCGCGGACTATCTTGAAGTATTCGCTCTGGAAAAGCAGGGTGTTGGGTCCGGCCTTGCCCTGACCGATGGTCCTGCGGTCCACTTCCCTGATGGGGGTGACTTCTGCCGCGGTACCGCAGAAAAAGGCCTCATCAGCCATGTAAAGCTCATCACGGGTAAAACGCTGCTCTGTTACTTCATACCCCATGTCCCGGGCCATGGTAATTATGGAATCCCTGGTAATGCCCCCCAGGATGGAACCCAGGGGTGGAGTCTTGAGCTTGCCGTGCTTGACCAGGAAAATGTTTTCTCCGGTGGCCTCGGATACGTATCCGTCCACATCCAGCATCAGGGCCTCGTCATATCCGTCAGCTTTGGCCTCTCTTTTGGCCAGCACCGAGTTGACATAGTTGCCCGCCACCTTGGCCTTGGTCATCATGACATTTACATGGTGCCGGGTAAAGCTTGATGTCCTGACCCGGATGCCGCTTTGCAGGGCGTCCTCTCCAAGATAAGTACCCCAGGGCCAGGTGGCTATAATGACCCTGATGGAATTTTCCCCGGGATGTACTCCCATGGCCCCGTCCCCTATGAAGGCCAGGGGCCGGATATATCCCTGGTCCATTTTGTTGGCCTTGAGGGTGTCGACTATGGCCTGACAGATTGCCTCCTCTGTAAAGGGAATTTCCATTTCCACTGTCCTGGCGGAATTAAAAAGCCGCTCCACATGTTCTTCCAGGCGAAAAAGGGCTGAAGTGCCGTCTTTGCACTTGTAGCTTCGGATGCCCTCAAAAACCCCCACTCCGTAATGCAGTGTGTGCGTTAGCACGTGCACCCTGGCCTCGTCCCACGGCACCAGTTGCCCGTCAAACCAGATATTCTCGGTCTTCTGAATCATATCTCCCCCTTGATTTCATTTATTTATCGGCAGAGGCAGGCCTTGCCTCACGCATTGGCTTACTTCCAACCCCGCATAATCTAAAGCGGGCTTTGCCCGCAACCCAATAAAGAAAAGAGCTATTTGACAGGATTAACAGGATTAAGAGATTGATTAAGAGAAAAATCATTTTGTCCTGGCCGGAAGCCAGGCCAAAAGGTTATCACTCCAGCACTCACTTTTTTCCGGCACTCATGAATGCCAGAAGAAAGTGAGTGCTGGATGACTAATGCAATCTGCGGCTTCCGGCTTGCCCTGTGAAATTCCGAAGGACAGCGCAGCTGATTTCACCGGGGCCGCTGATTGCTTATCCTGTCAATCCTGTTAATCCTGTCTAAGTTTCTTGTTTTTTGTGACATGGTCTCAGGAGTAAGTCTAATTCATCGATCCACGCCTGCCCCCGCCATGTACCCGACAACGCCCTGCAATCCATCAATCCTTGAATTCCCCAATCCCCAAATTCCAGAATCCCTGAATTCCTAAATTCCCCAATCCCCCAATCCCATAATCCCATAATCCCTGAATCTAAAATCCTACTTATGACTGCCCCTGAAAAACAGTTTAACCGGAGTCACATCCAGTCCCAGGCTCTTGCGGATCTGTTTTTCCAGATACCTGGCATAAGCCGGCTTTATTAAGCCTGGATCATTTACGAAAAAAACAAATTCCGGGGGGCTGGTCCCGGGCTGGGTCAGGTAGTATATCTTGGCCCGGCGTCCCTTGACCAGCGGGGGCTGATGCGCCTGCACCGCATCCCGGACCAGTCTGTTCAGCTCGCCTGTACCCACCCGGACCCGGGACTGTCCCAGCACCTTTTCCGCCAGGGGAATAAGGCCACCAAGGCCGGCCCGGGTGATGCACGAGGTATAGATTACCGGTGCATGAGCGCAAAAGGCCAGTTCGTCCTGAAAATACCTTTTGAGTTTGCCCAGGTCTTTCCTGGGAATCTGATCCACCTTGTTCACCACGATCACCAAGGGTATCTTTTCCCGCTCCAGAAAGGACAACAGCTTCTTGTCCTGGGCCACCATCCCGGAAAGGGCGTCCAGGACCAAAAGAGCCACATCGGATCTCTGACAGCTCCTTATGGCCCGCAGGGCACTGAATCTTTCCAGGTCGTCGCTTATGGTGGTCTTTCGCCTCACCCCGGCGGTATCGATGAAAACGTAACGTTTATCACCCTTTTCCAGGATCACGTCCACGCAGTCCCTGGTGGTCCCGGCCCTGGAACTCACCAGCACTCTTTCCTGTCCAAGCAGTGTATTCACCAGGGAAGACTTCCCCACGTTGGGTCGTCCCAGCAGAGAAAGGCGCAGATGTGCAGCCTGATCCTCCGGTTCTTCATGAGCCGGGAGACTGGATTCAATGG contains the following coding sequences:
- a CDS encoding sigma-54 interaction domain-containing protein, with the translated sequence MDQNIFFREATMRICGSLDLQKAMQNTLEFISSYIPADALNIGLIDPEPGVARSVVHISPDDWPESRSTVSMPQNIVSKFTREWESKPGFRILNDISLEEPAVQELIRAFWPEDVSLLRTDLALESRRMGLLLLVAEGKNRYTKEHARIMSSLNKPFSVALANALQYEEAIQLKNMLEDYNRDLRSELSGLSADNRIVGAEFGLRQVMRMVRQVAPLESPVLLQGETGTGKEIFANALHAASLRSDGPFIKVNCGGLPESLVDSELFGHEKGAFTGAISRNRGRFERADKGTIFLDEIGELPLNIQAKLLRVLQQNEIERVGGSRTIPVDVRIISATHRNLEQMVQRGEFREDLWFRLNVFPIMIPPLRQRPQDLPALLDHLVSRKCREMKITREIRIPSGTMDRLKKRAWPGNVRELQNLVERTLIQAHADNPDSAVLNLDLAVSGQKSIETNLETSGNTQVLTFEEAAARHIKKALEVARGKITGPGGAAEILGLNPSTLRGKMRKLNISP
- a CDS encoding DUF362 domain-containing protein, whose translation is MGLKNSLQRVYICSAAYDDRLDEVVEKILEVFPRERKDRLILVKPNILGPHAPEKAVTTHPMLVKSVVRVLEKKGARVIVGDNPGMGGYGKALHSARKCGVLECAGQCFVNLGHNPVRKDIHSKYFSQATISREVLEADEVINLPKLKTHSLTVLTGAVKNTFGYVVGADKMYLHASCPSAADFARGLLDIYQVRPPELNIMDAVLAMQGNGPSNGTPVYLNRILASDNAVSLDAAATHMLGIRPSQVPHLDFAGKMGLGETDPEKMNIKGSLEKIPGFKFPGTFIPGITGLVLNRYLSRWANCLPEVVSSRCISCGICAGHCPVGAMSMSSSGPVLDRDKCINCYCCQEMCPEDAIRLSGRFLRLLGRGSRRE
- a CDS encoding S1 RNA-binding domain-containing protein is translated as MEERDEEQSFARMLAESEMESGPELEPGDRVRGKIISIGKDHVYVDTGTKTDGVADREDLLDSEGNLALEEGDSVELFVVSRHQGEIRLASSFGAHGGVQQLMQAMEQEIPVQGKVKETCKGGFRVQVMGNHLAFCPMSQMDNRMVEDSQSLVGESMTFLVSRVEANGRNIVVSRRALKDKEQAESLHEFSRNYKPGDVLQGTVTRVEPYGVFVEVAPGLEGLVHISEMSWSRSLAPEEIVSVGDTVSVHLLGIEEKDKGQVRIGLSMKQAQADPWESITENFEPGSVVEGVVTRVAPFGAFVEISPGLEGLVHVSEMSYLKRVSKPEEEVQPGQKVRVKVKGIDSLERRISLSMRDAQGDPWEGVSTRYEKGTLVEGKMEKQEDFGMLVALEPGVVGLVPRSILHQNQDSSLTNKKPGDRVNVAVESVDEANRRISLQPADSVQSEEWQSYAPARDNGLGSLGLELKKAMEKKKG
- a CDS encoding SO_0444 family Cu/Zn efflux transporter, giving the protein MILQNILSISLAAAPWLLLGLFTAGLIKALIPESTLQRWVGGSGPGAVARAALMGAPLPLCSCGAIPTALAMYRGGAGRGPTTAFLISTPGVGADSLAITYALLGPVMTLARALGAVVTGVVTGLLVSLVRPPCSIESAPAEAGEDGCSCSSTGTGCAGGSTIIPSEPLAVGIKAGMRYVFYDLFRDIIAWILLGLVIAGMLITFVPPQALADYGSGVWAMLVMAVAGMPMYICAAAATPISAGMLMAGVSPGTVLVFLLAVPITSLSTLGVLRREMGSRVLACYVAGIVLTTVLLGLGMDHLVVLAGIDMAVQKGAARDLLPVWLEWTGLVVLVLLTAVTVFKSKGGIFRRR
- the recR gene encoding recombination mediator RecR is translated as MQKLPRSMQLLVDRLSDLPGIGPKSALRMAMTLLKWPEDKTRGLGQSITDLRDQLCICSQCAALADTDPCSICSDAMREQDKLCLVSEWDSLLVMEESGFFKGRYLVLGGLLSPLDGVRPDSLELDKLRENLQSGQTSEIILALGTTLEAETTGSYIKNMVEKEYPHVRVTRLAQGIPLGSDLKFMDKETLKQSMRFRQNI
- a CDS encoding YbaB/EbfC family nucleoid-associated protein — translated: MQDLVKQAQMMQKKMAKMQEELNAREVEASAGGGMVTVKVNGGQEVLEVRIEKDVVDPEDVEMLQDLILAATNDALKRAREMVQGEMSQLTGGMKIPGLF
- the dnaX gene encoding DNA polymerase III subunit gamma/tau codes for the protein MAKAGLTARYRPQNFAQVAGQDFIKSILSRAAGQDRPSHAYLFSGTRGVGKTTLARILSKAINCYNGPAPEPCNQCSSCEQITRGASPDVWEIDAASHTGVDNVRKLREDVAYSPMSGRYKVVIIDEAHMLSTSAFNALLKTLEEPPAHCVFIMATTAPEKFPATVISRCQHYVFKRLTHGELFAHLCFVLDTEGVSYEKEAVHLLTRRGSGSVRDSMSMLGQVLALGDEGLKTADVRRVLGLADQELFLRLMQHILDQDLVRLHEMVNYLLEQGLDLGFFLQEMAQCWRNMFLLSQGGQEAGKVLDLPAEEVEKWREMAGMFAASTIHAGWQMVLESRKSILGSYEPGISLELMLYNLAYLPELIPVSGYAPEPQPRGETRQNTAEKKYPAGGEKKSLNNEYKTSSSPGEPEVVTENFQEFQDRGEDKAEVQEEKPPGTEKDWDGFLDYCREHCRDDMTLARMLKQCSASIDKDQLTLKPEEEYVRSALLRNGREKKLSTLTGSFFGREMQVVFQAGAAPEIFDASPEEKARNHPGVQRLMDAFDARIMDISRNNDKPNS
- a CDS encoding branched-chain amino acid transaminase, with amino-acid sequence MIQKTENIWFDGQLVPWDEARVHVLTHTLHYGVGVFEGIRSYKCKDGTSALFRLEEHVERLFNSARTVEMEIPFTEEAICQAIVDTLKANKMDQGYIRPLAFIGDGAMGVHPGENSIRVIIATWPWGTYLGEDALQSGIRVRTSSFTRHHVNVMMTKAKVAGNYVNSVLAKREAKADGYDEALMLDVDGYVSEATGENIFLVKHGKLKTPPLGSILGGITRDSIITMARDMGYEVTEQRFTRDELYMADEAFFCGTAAEVTPIREVDRRTIGQGKAGPNTLLFQSEYFKIVRGENMKYAEWLYDYEI
- the der gene encoding ribosome biogenesis GTPase Der — its product is MLPFVVIVGRPNVGKSTLFNRLLRQNKAMVHDRPGVTRDSLYGRVQGRTRDYTLVDTGGLVLEQGAQLEEEIYEQVREAMHSADLILFMVDGSAGVTALDEQLAAMLRQSRRPVRLVVNKVDGEERAALVEGDFYSLGFDMNMVSAAHGYNMPVLQEAIESSLPAHEEPEDQAAHLRLSLLGRPNVGKSSLVNTLLGQERVLVSSRAGTTRDCVDVILEKGDKRYVFIDTAGVRRKTTISDDLERFSALRAIRSCQRSDVALLVLDALSGMVAQDKKLLSFLEREKIPLVIVVNKVDQIPRKDLGKLKRYFQDELAFCAHAPVIYTSCITRAGLGGLIPLAEKVLGQSRVRVGTGELNRLVRDAVQAHQPPLVKGRRAKIYYLTQPGTSPPEFVFFVNDPGLIKPAYARYLEKQIRKSLGLDVTPVKLFFRGSHK